The following DNA comes from Flavobacteriales bacterium.
AAGGAGAACTTTATTAAGACCTAAGCCTGCAAACTGCGAATAGAGTGCTGATATTGCTAATAGAATTTGCTGTAAGCCTAAATCTCCTGAACTAAAAACAAGCGGAAAAAGCAAAACCGTATTTACATAACCTGCGCCAAATCCGGAATAGGTAATGATAGAATTGAAAAATGCTTGCCTTTTTACTATGCCCAAAATATGCTTGTGAATGGAATTATAAAATAACACATAATCCGCGATATTATTTTACGAACTAAATTGCCTAACTCTCTTTAAACAGAAGACTAAACGATTACAATCTCTCATTATTAAAATTGATTTTTATGCCACAGCTTGAAAACAAAGAGGTTCCATATTAATTTCCGATGATTTCTTTTTCCAGAATGATGTTCGGAAAGCAAATTTTGGATGTATTGTGGATTAAAAAAACAATCTTTTTGCAGCAATACGTCATTCACTTCGTCCTTCAACTCCTTTCTGATCCAACCGGATAATGGAATTCCAAATCCTTTTTTGGGTCTATCGATAATCTCTAATGGAAGTTTATCCCTCATCAAGTTTTTTAATATATACTTGACATTTACTCCTTTTATCTTATACTTTCTTGGTAACCTATTTGCAAATTCAATAACCTTTGTATCCAAAAAAGGTGCCCGAACCTCCAATGAATTAAACATACTCGCTCTATCTACTTTGTATAAAATATCATCTAATAAATATGTTCGACAATAGACATAGAGAAGTTTATTAAAATGATTTTGAGATGCAACATCTCTAGAAAAATAATCTACTGGATCTAACCCATTAGCATTATTTAATTCTGCTCTGATATCTGAATTAAGTAGTAGCTTTTTTTGCTGAGGTGTAAAGCTACCCAACCAAAGTGAATGCGTGTATCTCTTCGATTCTTCAAAGCCTTTCAAAAATTGATTGATCTTGAAATCAACACTAATATTATTATCACTTACCGGTAGTAATCGACTTAAACCTCGGAGAGCATCTAACCCAATAGATGGTATAGAACGAAATAAGCTTGCATACTTTTCGGAAATAAACGTAGGATAGCCGGCAAAAATCTCATCACTTCCGTCACCACCCAAGGCTACAGTTACATGGCTCCGGGTAAACTTGCTTAAATAATAAGTTGGGATAATGGAGGCATCTGCAAAAGGTTCATCCATTTTATTCATAATCTCAGGAATAAGATCCAACGATTTCTGTGGTGTTAATATCTGTTCATGATGTTTCGTTCCCAAATGCTTAGCCACTAACCTGGCATAATCACTTTCATCGTAGCTCTTTTCATTAAACCCAACAGAGAAAGTCTGAATATTGTTCACACTGTTTTTTTGAGCATAGTAAGCAATAGCACTACTATCAAGTCCTCCACTTAAAAACACACCTAAAGGAACATCGCTTACCAATCTGTTTTTCACAGCATTACTTAACAATTCATCCAATTGTTTGGTGGCATCTTGAAAGGAAATATCCGATTCTGAAAAATCCACCTCCCAATATTTATCAATCTTAATTTTCTTATCCTCACCAAATACTAAATAAGACGAGGGCTCCAGTTTATGGACATCACTGTACATCGAATCTGGCGAAGGAACATAGTCGAAAGTGAGATACTTATTCAAAGTGCTAACATTCAGCTCTTTACTTATCGTATTATGGCAAAAAATCGCTTTAGGTTCGGAGGCAAAAACAAAGGTGTTGTTTTGGTAGCTATAATAAAGTGGCTTTTTACCCATTCTATCCCGAGCCATGAAAAGCTCCTTGCTTTTAAAGTCGAAGACAGTAAATGCAAACATGCCATCTATCTTTTTCAAGCAATCAACTCCATACTCGATAAATGAATAGAGTAAAACCTCGGTATCAGAAGTTGTTCGAAATGTATACTTATTGGTTTTTAATAAAGCCTCTTTTACTTCGAGGTAATTATATATCTCACCGTTGAAAACAATACTATATCGCTTGTCATCTGAAAAAAAAGGTTGATTACTTCTACTTTCAATATCTATTATACTTAATCTAACCTGGCCCAATCCAACGCCTTCATTATAGTAAGTACCGACATTGTCCGGACCACGATATTCTATCGATCGAGCCATATTGGAAATTGTATCCAAATCACCTCTACCTATGAATCCAACAATTCCACACATGTTTTAAATCTTCACTCCTCCGAATTTCCAGGAATTTCCATTTCTGAAAATGGTATAAGTAGAGTCTTTATCCACTTCATTACTATCATTTAACCACTTATCTATAGTCGACTTTGGAATATAAGTAGTTTGTGGTGTAACTAATTGATCAAATGCCACATGCCTGAAAAACGGAAAATCTCTTTTAGTTATCCATTGACTGTATTCATAAAGTGGAAGAAATGATAGCCTGGTTATTACAATAAAATGTGCATAAAGGAAATAAATAAAAGATAATGGGGTCGCAATCAAAAACTTTGTAATCCACCAAGGTAAAAGGGTGGCTATTTTCCTAATCGGATCTACAACGAATCGAATAACAAAGTTCCCTTCTTTGGCATATACCCAGCAATGAAATTTACCTCCACTCTTAGTATTCCTTAAAACTGATTCAAATCCACTGTAGGGATTTTGCATGTGATGTAAAACGCCAATGCAATAAACAATATCGTACTCCTTGTCACCTTTGTAAGTAGTTAAATCACCTTTAATTACTTCATAATTCTTGAACCCGGAATTTCTCATATTTTCCTCGCATGACTGCACAGATTCACCCAAATCCACCCCAGTTAGCTTCTCTGGATGCCAATTGATGATATGTGTTAATAAGCTACCATTTCCACAGCCCAATTCTAAAACTTGTTTGTTCTTGAAATTTTCATCCGTAATAGGATCAAACCAATCGACTACTTGTTCCCTTGTATATACAGATCCTTGAGGTAGGTTATTCCATGAAGATGCAAACGATTCTGCTGTATTTTTGTCATTACCCATTCTCTCTAATGTTACTTATTAGCAGTAAATTCAAATTCTATTTCTTCAAATCCACCTACCCAGTAACACCAAATTCGAGAACAAGCATTAGGACTTAGATTGGCAAAGAAATTAACAATAACGTTAAGTATTTTCATTATAGCAATAGTGATTTTTCCAACCCCCATGTAAGGCAGTAAATGAAAAAAAGCGAAATAATGAAGCTCCATTTTATTCAATTTAAAATCTACTCCGTAGTAACCTGATTTTGTAAATTTGGGATTAAAATAATATGGAAAGTTCACGTCGAATCCTGCCTTATGTTCAGAATGAGTGAACCCTCTGCTAAAGTGAGGAACTTTAATATGAAGTATCCCTCCCGGTTTTAAAATTCTATGCAGCTCTTTTACAACCTCGAATGGCAGCTCTAGATGTTCGAGTATATGTGAAGCAATAATATAATCATACTCATTATCTTCAAAAGGATACGGAAACGAATTTAAATTATGTTGAACGTCAATGTTAATGTGATCATGAAAGTCAATATTTACAAATCCTTCCCTGTAATCTTCTCCGCATCCTAAATTTAGTTTCTTCATTTTTCAAAATTTACTTTCTCCTTAATTGTAAAAGGAAAGCTATTCTGACTTTCATAGTAAGTTCTCATTAACATTTCAGCGATTACGCCTAACAGTATCATTAATAATCCAACTATAAAAAACATAGCAGCAATAGTTGGTAATGGTGTTTCAACCAAATCTTTCTGACCTGTAATCTTGTAATACGTCGCAAGGCCAGCTGTTAAAAACATTACAATAAATGATAGTATTCCAGCTCCACCGAAGAAATGTATTGGGCGATGCATAAACTTGTCCAGAA
Coding sequences within:
- the asnB gene encoding asparagine synthase (glutamine-hydrolyzing) — protein: MCGIVGFIGRGDLDTISNMARSIEYRGPDNVGTYYNEGVGLGQVRLSIIDIESRSNQPFFSDDKRYSIVFNGEIYNYLEVKEALLKTNKYTFRTTSDTEVLLYSFIEYGVDCLKKIDGMFAFTVFDFKSKELFMARDRMGKKPLYYSYQNNTFVFASEPKAIFCHNTISKELNVSTLNKYLTFDYVPSPDSMYSDVHKLEPSSYLVFGEDKKIKIDKYWEVDFSESDISFQDATKQLDELLSNAVKNRLVSDVPLGVFLSGGLDSSAIAYYAQKNSVNNIQTFSVGFNEKSYDESDYARLVAKHLGTKHHEQILTPQKSLDLIPEIMNKMDEPFADASIIPTYYLSKFTRSHVTVALGGDGSDEIFAGYPTFISEKYASLFRSIPSIGLDALRGLSRLLPVSDNNISVDFKINQFLKGFEESKRYTHSLWLGSFTPQQKKLLLNSDIRAELNNANGLDPVDYFSRDVASQNHFNKLLYVYCRTYLLDDILYKVDRASMFNSLEVRAPFLDTKVIEFANRLPRKYKIKGVNVKYILKNLMRDKLPLEIIDRPKKGFGIPLSGWIRKELKDEVNDVLLQKDCFFNPQYIQNLLSEHHSGKRNHRKLIWNLFVFKLWHKNQF
- a CDS encoding class I SAM-dependent methyltransferase, which encodes MGNDKNTAESFASSWNNLPQGSVYTREQVVDWFDPITDENFKNKQVLELGCGNGSLLTHIINWHPEKLTGVDLGESVQSCEENMRNSGFKNYEVIKGDLTTYKGDKEYDIVYCIGVLHHMQNPYSGFESVLRNTKSGGKFHCWVYAKEGNFVIRFVVDPIRKIATLLPWWITKFLIATPLSFIYFLYAHFIVITRLSFLPLYEYSQWITKRDFPFFRHVAFDQLVTPQTTYIPKSTIDKWLNDSNEVDKDSTYTIFRNGNSWKFGGVKI
- a CDS encoding methyltransferase domain-containing protein, whose protein sequence is MKKLNLGCGEDYREGFVNIDFHDHINIDVQHNLNSFPYPFEDNEYDYIIASHILEHLELPFEVVKELHRILKPGGILHIKVPHFSRGFTHSEHKAGFDVNFPYYFNPKFTKSGYYGVDFKLNKMELHYFAFFHLLPYMGVGKITIAIMKILNVIVNFFANLSPNACSRIWCYWVGGFEEIEFEFTANK